Proteins from a genomic interval of Piscinibacter sp. HJYY11:
- a CDS encoding PAS domain-containing protein: protein MLAVVLIVTLTAVSLANSRHATRDRASISAANTAQTLRQSIESEIDQIDLLLRSAILGLEREQVAGSRDPAVLKKLMQASRALLPHVEALRATDAVGMVRYGDGPEPPAPIDVSDREYFRKARASQWGLIVSEPVTSYASQNWVVVFARRIDHPDGSFAGVVYATVATERFQDVLANVQLGRNGAASLRTSSLRLVARSPAGARDEIGSDKVSAELRELMRTPITSGTYTASSGLDGVERSSAYARVGPYPFVVVTGVSTAEAMAPWYIELWGTVGLATLTLIVIASSSWLLVQAWQREIAHAAQRLREADRHRAWLRTAGDGIHVIDRRGRLIEYSDSFAAMLGYEREQMRGMEVTQWEASDPEVALQWCRTTQGDQRFKTRHRRADGSLIDVEVTSTTTVIDGEELIFGASRDITERRRLENETRAALQLARSSEQRVLDIADNVPAGIAYVDREERMQFVNAVLARWLGVPPKELIGKQIRELLSPERYAHRKLIYDAVWRGETVRIPESIPSLRGNVRHTETVLVPKRDDSGQVVGFYSLSQDFTERIRMESTVERQARNLAAMTSISDDIMVVLNEEGEIQLANRAFEELWQLPPGGANGRTISGMYGNSFFYDVIRPKLRHALDGQPVKVRTSHALPGRPTRVFDASYHPVYNEHGLIDAVVFTAHDVDDLVNSRDELAHTVEQLQRSNESLEQFVRVTSHDMREPLNSIAQFVRLIEETGTLAPPADQYFGFVKRGAARMRTMLDDLLRFVRLEAAAIDPDDAHQLDEVMQEVQHLLHAQITQTQGEVVVEPLPLVRGRRSLLVLLFQNLVSNALKFTPPGVPPKVRVSATVEADRVRVTVADQGIGIAPEDIPTLFEPFRRLHRRQAYDGTGLGLATCKRIAMVLDGSIEIHSNPGEGTRVTVTLPAA, encoded by the coding sequence GTGCTTGCCGTGGTGCTGATCGTCACGCTCACCGCGGTGTCGCTCGCCAACAGCCGCCACGCCACGCGCGATCGCGCCAGCATCTCGGCCGCGAACACCGCGCAGACCCTGCGCCAATCCATCGAAAGCGAGATCGACCAGATCGACCTGTTGCTGCGCTCGGCCATCCTCGGCCTCGAACGCGAGCAGGTCGCCGGCAGCCGCGACCCCGCGGTGCTGAAGAAGCTGATGCAGGCCAGCCGCGCCCTGCTGCCCCACGTCGAAGCCCTGCGGGCGACCGACGCCGTGGGGATGGTGCGTTATGGGGACGGCCCGGAGCCCCCGGCGCCCATCGACGTGAGCGACCGCGAGTACTTCCGCAAGGCGCGCGCCTCCCAGTGGGGGCTGATCGTGTCGGAGCCCGTCACGAGCTACGCGAGCCAGAACTGGGTGGTGGTGTTCGCGCGGCGCATCGACCACCCCGACGGCTCCTTCGCCGGCGTGGTGTACGCGACCGTCGCGACCGAGCGCTTCCAGGACGTGCTCGCGAACGTGCAGCTTGGCCGCAACGGCGCCGCGAGCCTGCGCACGAGCAGCCTGCGGCTGGTGGCCCGCAGCCCGGCGGGCGCACGCGACGAGATCGGCAGCGACAAGGTCTCGGCCGAGCTGCGCGAGCTGATGCGGACCCCCATCACCAGCGGCACCTACACCGCCTCGAGCGGGCTCGACGGCGTGGAGCGCAGCAGTGCCTACGCGCGGGTCGGGCCCTACCCCTTCGTCGTGGTCACCGGTGTCTCGACCGCCGAGGCCATGGCGCCCTGGTACATCGAGCTCTGGGGCACGGTGGGCCTGGCCACGCTCACCCTGATCGTGATCGCCTCCTCGTCGTGGCTGCTGGTGCAGGCCTGGCAGCGCGAGATCGCCCACGCGGCGCAGCGCCTGCGCGAGGCCGACCGCCACCGTGCCTGGCTGCGCACGGCCGGCGACGGCATCCACGTGATCGACCGGCGTGGCCGGCTGATCGAGTACAGCGACTCCTTCGCCGCCATGCTGGGCTACGAGCGCGAGCAGATGCGCGGCATGGAGGTCACCCAATGGGAAGCCAGCGACCCCGAGGTGGCGCTGCAGTGGTGCCGCACGACGCAGGGCGACCAGCGCTTCAAGACCCGCCACCGCCGCGCCGACGGTTCGCTGATCGACGTGGAGGTGACCAGCACCACCACGGTCATCGACGGCGAAGAGCTGATCTTCGGCGCCTCGCGCGACATCACCGAGCGCCGTCGCCTCGAAAACGAGACCCGTGCCGCCCTCCAGCTCGCGCGCAGCAGCGAGCAGCGCGTGCTCGACATCGCCGACAACGTGCCCGCCGGCATCGCCTACGTCGACCGCGAGGAGCGCATGCAGTTCGTCAACGCGGTGCTCGCGCGCTGGCTGGGCGTGCCGCCGAAGGAACTGATCGGCAAGCAGATCCGCGAATTGCTGAGCCCCGAGCGCTATGCCCACCGCAAGCTCATCTACGACGCCGTGTGGCGCGGCGAGACGGTGCGCATCCCCGAGAGCATCCCCTCGCTGCGCGGCAACGTGCGCCACACCGAGACCGTGCTCGTGCCCAAGCGCGACGACAGCGGCCAGGTGGTGGGCTTCTATTCGCTCTCGCAGGACTTCACCGAGCGCATCCGGATGGAGAGCACCGTCGAGCGCCAGGCCCGCAACCTCGCGGCCATGACCTCCATCAGCGACGACATCATGGTCGTGCTCAACGAGGAGGGCGAGATCCAGCTCGCCAACCGCGCCTTCGAGGAACTGTGGCAGCTCCCGCCGGGCGGCGCCAACGGGCGCACGATCTCCGGCATGTACGGCAACAGTTTCTTCTACGACGTGATCCGCCCCAAGCTGCGCCACGCGCTCGACGGCCAGCCGGTGAAGGTGCGCACCTCGCACGCGCTGCCGGGCCGGCCCACCCGCGTCTTCGATGCGAGCTACCACCCGGTCTACAACGAGCACGGCCTGATCGACGCCGTGGTGTTCACCGCCCACGACGTGGACGACCTGGTGAACTCGCGCGACGAGCTGGCCCACACCGTCGAGCAGCTGCAGCGCAGCAACGAGTCGCTCGAGCAGTTCGTGCGGGTCACGTCGCACGACATGCGCGAGCCGCTCAACAGCATCGCCCAGTTCGTGCGGCTGATCGAGGAGACCGGCACGCTCGCCCCGCCCGCCGACCAGTACTTCGGCTTCGTCAAGCGCGGCGCCGCCCGCATGCGCACCATGCTCGACGACCTGCTGCGCTTCGTGCGCCTGGAGGCCGCCGCCATCGACCCCGACGATGCGCACCAGCTCGACGAGGTGATGCAGGAGGTGCAGCACCTGCTGCACGCCCAGATCACGCAGACCCAGGGCGAGGTGGTGGTCGAGCCCCTGCCGCTCGTGCGCGGGCGGCGCAGCCTGCTGGTGCTGCTGTTCCAGAACCTGGTCTCCAACGCCCTCAAGTTCACCCCACCCGGCGTGCCGCCGAAGGTGCGGGTGAGTGCGACGGTGGAGGCCGACCGCGTGCGCGTCACCGTGGCCGACCAGGGCATCGGCATCGCACCGGAAGACATCCCCACCCTCTTCGAGCCCTTCCGCCGCCTGCACCGCCGGCAGGCCTACGACGGCACGGGGCTGGGCCTGGCCACCTGCAAGCGAATCGCGATGGTGCTGGACGGCAGCATCGAGATCCACTCCAATCCCGGGGAAGGGACACGCGTGACCGTCACCTTGCCGGCCGCTTGA
- a CDS encoding response regulator, which yields MLDLVIVVDDNDADLVYTEVVLRARGIARQVSCFDTAAEALQRLADMAQPQASLVLLDLNMPEMDGFAFLRAYEALRPPQDRAVPVVMLTSSPEASDRLRCTAHGCVQGYVVKPLSDEDARQLLAFAS from the coding sequence ATGCTCGATCTCGTGATCGTGGTCGACGACAACGATGCCGACCTCGTCTACACCGAGGTGGTGCTGCGTGCACGTGGCATCGCCCGGCAGGTGAGCTGCTTCGACACGGCGGCCGAGGCGTTGCAGCGCCTGGCCGACATGGCCCAGCCGCAGGCGTCGCTGGTACTGCTCGACCTCAACATGCCCGAGATGGACGGCTTTGCCTTCCTGCGCGCCTACGAGGCCCTGCGACCGCCGCAGGACCGCGCCGTGCCGGTGGTCATGCTCACCAGCTCGCCCGAGGCGTCCGACCGGCTGCGCTGCACCGCCCACGGCTGCGTGCAGGGTTACGTGGTGAAACCCTTGAGCGACGAGGACGCTCGCCAGCTGCTCGCCTTCGCCTCCTAA
- a CDS encoding methylated-DNA--[protein]-cysteine S-methyltransferase, protein MNTPACTLLDTAIGRCGIAWGPHGIRAFQLPEPDDEATLHRMFRRGGPLPQAEPPAHVAHVIGRVQALLDGAPVDLRDVVLDQSGLPEFNRRVYAITREILAGQTRTYGDIAAELGDLSLARAVGQALGANPHAVIMPCHRVLAARGASGGFSAGGGVSTKLRILLIERAQIGAQPGLF, encoded by the coding sequence ATGAACACGCCCGCCTGCACACTGCTCGACACCGCCATCGGCCGCTGCGGCATCGCCTGGGGCCCGCACGGCATCCGTGCGTTCCAGCTGCCCGAGCCGGATGACGAGGCGACCCTGCATCGCATGTTCCGCCGTGGGGGGCCGTTGCCGCAGGCCGAGCCGCCGGCGCATGTGGCCCACGTGATCGGGCGCGTGCAGGCCTTGCTCGATGGCGCACCCGTCGACCTGCGCGACGTGGTGCTCGACCAGAGCGGCCTGCCCGAGTTCAACCGCCGCGTCTACGCCATCACCCGCGAGATCCTCGCCGGCCAGACGCGCACCTACGGCGACATCGCCGCCGAACTGGGAGACCTGTCGCTCGCGCGGGCCGTGGGCCAGGCCCTGGGCGCCAACCCGCACGCGGTGATCATGCCGTGCCACCGCGTGCTCGCCGCGCGGGGTGCCTCGGGCGGTTTCTCCGCAGGAGGAGGCGTGTCGACCAAGCTGCGGATCCTGCTGATCGAACGTGCACAAATCGGCGCGCAACCCGGGCTGTTCTGA
- a CDS encoding FKBP-type peptidyl-prolyl cis-trans isomerase — MKKHSLLVAALASQLALSACAQDAAKSPARQEPASVTTQSGLVYTVLKEGTGASPAATDTVKVHYRGTLPTTGKEFDSSYSRGQPAEFPLNRVIKCWTEGVQKMKVGGKAKLVCPPAIAYGERGAGNGLIPPNATLVFEVELLDVKR; from the coding sequence ATGAAGAAACACTCCCTCCTCGTCGCCGCCCTCGCCAGCCAGCTGGCCTTGAGCGCCTGCGCGCAAGACGCCGCGAAAAGCCCAGCCCGGCAGGAGCCCGCCAGCGTCACCACGCAGAGCGGCCTCGTCTACACCGTGCTGAAGGAAGGCACCGGCGCCTCGCCGGCGGCCACCGACACGGTGAAGGTGCACTACCGCGGCACGCTGCCCACCACCGGCAAGGAGTTCGACAGCTCCTACTCGCGCGGCCAGCCGGCGGAGTTCCCCCTCAACCGCGTCATCAAGTGCTGGACCGAAGGCGTGCAGAAGATGAAGGTGGGCGGCAAGGCCAAGCTCGTGTGCCCGCCGGCCATCGCCTACGGTGAACGTGGCGCCGGCAACGGGCTGATCCCGCCCAATGCCACGCTCGTGTTCGAGGTCGAGCTCCTCGACGTCAAGCGCTGA
- a CDS encoding ABC transporter ATP-binding protein, producing the protein MFRFFERLVHPFPDAQPTTPPGSFSAFLWACTQGLRPYLLGMMLLSATIGAFEAWLFAMMGEIVDWLAKVTPATLWAQEGRSLLMLSAVLAGSIVLVWFQTAIKHVALGGQFPMLLRWNFHRLMLSQSMSFYQDEFAGRVATKVMQTALAVRDAWFIACDLLVFVIIYFVTLIAVMGSFAMWMLLPILGWLALYGLALTYYVPRLGRIAQEQADARSLMTGRITDAYTNIATVKLFSHAGREAGYARGAMQEFLDTVKVQMRLVASFETVNHTLSVLLILSTAGASLWLWTRGEVGVGAVAAATAMALRLNGISHWIMWEMATLFEHVGTVQDGMTTLSRHRTVVDAPQAVPLKVTRGELRFEKVGFSYGAGPQARQVVDGLSLHIKPGEKIGLVGRSGSGKSTIVNLLLRFYDVGSGRILIDGQDIATVTQDSLRAQIGMVTQDTSLLHRSVRDNILYGRPEAGDDAMRAAAKRAEAHEFIETLADAKGRRGYDAHVGERGVKLSGGQRQRIAIARVMLKDAPILLLDEATSALDSEVETAIQASLYKLMEGKTVVAIAHRLSTIAAMDRLIVLDKGRVVEEGDHRSLLAQGGLYARLWAHQSGGFLGEEADDEAEPVPA; encoded by the coding sequence TTGTTCCGTTTCTTCGAGCGGCTGGTGCATCCGTTCCCGGACGCGCAGCCCACCACGCCACCCGGCTCGTTCTCGGCATTTCTCTGGGCCTGCACCCAGGGCCTGCGCCCCTACCTGCTCGGCATGATGCTGCTGTCGGCGACCATCGGCGCCTTCGAGGCCTGGCTGTTCGCGATGATGGGCGAGATCGTCGACTGGCTGGCGAAGGTCACCCCTGCCACGCTGTGGGCGCAGGAGGGCCGTTCGCTGCTCATGCTCTCGGCGGTGCTCGCCGGCAGCATCGTGCTCGTGTGGTTCCAGACGGCCATCAAGCACGTCGCGCTCGGCGGCCAGTTCCCGATGCTGCTGCGCTGGAACTTCCACCGCCTGATGCTCAGCCAGAGCATGAGTTTCTACCAGGACGAGTTCGCCGGCCGCGTGGCCACCAAGGTGATGCAGACGGCGCTCGCCGTACGCGACGCCTGGTTCATCGCCTGCGACCTGCTGGTCTTCGTGATCATCTACTTCGTGACGCTGATCGCCGTGATGGGCAGCTTCGCGATGTGGATGCTGCTGCCCATCCTCGGCTGGCTGGCCCTGTACGGCCTGGCGCTGACGTACTACGTGCCGCGCCTGGGCCGCATCGCGCAGGAGCAGGCCGATGCGCGCTCGCTGATGACGGGCCGCATCACCGATGCCTACACCAACATCGCGACCGTCAAGCTCTTCTCGCACGCCGGCCGCGAGGCGGGCTATGCGCGCGGCGCGATGCAGGAGTTCCTCGACACGGTGAAGGTGCAGATGCGCCTGGTGGCCTCGTTCGAAACGGTGAACCACACGCTGTCGGTGCTCTTGATCCTGAGCACGGCCGGTGCTTCGCTGTGGCTGTGGACGCGCGGCGAGGTGGGCGTGGGCGCGGTGGCAGCGGCCACCGCGATGGCCCTGCGGCTCAACGGCATCTCGCACTGGATCATGTGGGAGATGGCCACGCTCTTCGAGCACGTGGGCACCGTGCAGGACGGCATGACCACGCTCTCGCGCCACCGCACGGTGGTCGATGCGCCACAGGCCGTGCCGCTCAAGGTCACGCGCGGCGAGCTGCGCTTCGAGAAGGTCGGCTTCTCCTACGGCGCCGGCCCGCAGGCGCGGCAGGTGGTCGACGGCCTCTCGCTGCACATCAAGCCCGGCGAGAAGATCGGCCTCGTGGGCCGCTCGGGCTCGGGCAAGTCGACCATCGTCAACCTGCTGCTGCGCTTCTACGACGTCGGCTCCGGCCGCATCCTGATCGACGGGCAGGACATCGCCACCGTCACGCAGGACAGCCTGCGCGCGCAGATCGGCATGGTGACGCAGGACACCTCGCTCCTGCACCGCTCGGTGCGCGACAACATCCTCTACGGCCGCCCCGAGGCGGGCGACGACGCGATGCGGGCCGCGGCGAAACGTGCCGAGGCGCACGAGTTCATCGAGACCCTGGCCGATGCCAAGGGCCGGCGTGGCTACGACGCCCACGTGGGCGAGCGCGGCGTGAAGCTCTCGGGCGGCCAGCGCCAGCGCATCGCCATCGCGCGGGTGATGCTGAAGGACGCGCCCATCCTCCTGCTCGACGAGGCGACGAGTGCGCTCGACTCGGAGGTGGAGACCGCCATCCAGGCGAGCCTCTACAAGCTGATGGAAGGCAAGACGGTGGTGGCCATCGCGCACCGCCTGTCCACCATCGCCGCGATGGACCGCCTGATCGTGCTCGACAAGGGCCGCGTGGTGGAGGAGGGCGACCATCGCAGCCTGCTCGCGCAGGGTGGGCTCTATGCGCGCCTGTGGGCGCACCAGAGCGGCGGCTTCCTCGGCGAGGAAGCGGACGACGAGGCCGAGCCGGTCCCTGCCTGA
- a CDS encoding ankyrin repeat domain-containing protein translates to MTSWKTWRRAAASVVGLCMAGVALAQQPAWTVEERTQLIAAWQHTAGGASFEYKLVVFETEQQARVARASKWGEGTRYKVYDFRADSLVDVDPALRVPVAQLYDPQQRSPLVRWVRKTGAIHWAVLELVKRSPLKEPRDAADFDARARRWVAQGYLPAPAELATDLEHRARAAYWFAGTPEAVKAVPAELSPNVSFGNEMTPLTSAVLGSRLSTVEALLARGADPNRCAFWGCPLHIALALKDAAISAQAVQLLLAAGAKPGQNDARFEGSRDVPLNEAIRSRRVEAVKALLDAGASPDGAPGVQITPLVASVLTGDRALLQLLLDRGATPLPHDDRGLDSIGRPITIVAMAGVKGDKELVAWSEKLMMDAALKAPRYRWDAHIEQDGRRIPIVDGAEVALKAAPFKLVLTLPPPAHEYGVSIAASYSAALADEVRRPDRGNGIFIPTRSGALPEPPKEDSYELFLYDTRPADPKPDDTWGGNVHLSVNKHRRDFHEIRAAKHEHVREFRAVASISDKDGVDDKGVPLSALKGKRITLALGGFLPTEEWVGRLVAPRVVTLVLR, encoded by the coding sequence ATGACGAGTTGGAAGACCTGGCGGCGAGCGGCCGCGTCGGTGGTCGGCCTGTGCATGGCCGGCGTGGCGCTGGCGCAGCAGCCGGCGTGGACGGTGGAGGAGCGCACGCAGCTCATCGCCGCGTGGCAGCACACCGCCGGCGGCGCGTCGTTCGAATACAAGCTCGTGGTCTTCGAGACCGAGCAGCAGGCGCGCGTCGCCCGTGCTTCCAAGTGGGGCGAGGGCACGCGCTACAAGGTCTACGACTTCCGCGCCGACAGCCTCGTCGACGTGGACCCGGCTCTGCGCGTGCCGGTGGCGCAGCTCTACGACCCGCAGCAACGCAGCCCGCTGGTGCGCTGGGTGCGCAAGACCGGCGCGATCCATTGGGCAGTGCTCGAGCTGGTCAAGCGCAGCCCGTTGAAGGAGCCGCGCGATGCGGCCGACTTCGATGCCCGTGCCCGGCGCTGGGTGGCGCAGGGCTACCTGCCCGCGCCGGCCGAGCTGGCCACCGACCTGGAGCACCGCGCCCGCGCGGCGTACTGGTTTGCCGGCACGCCCGAGGCGGTGAAGGCCGTGCCGGCCGAGCTCAGCCCCAACGTCTCGTTCGGCAACGAGATGACGCCCCTGACGAGCGCCGTGCTCGGCAGCCGCCTCTCCACCGTCGAGGCGCTGCTCGCGCGTGGGGCCGACCCGAACCGCTGCGCCTTCTGGGGCTGCCCGCTGCACATTGCATTGGCGCTGAAGGACGCGGCCATCAGCGCCCAGGCGGTGCAGCTGCTGCTGGCCGCCGGCGCGAAGCCGGGCCAGAACGACGCGCGCTTCGAAGGCTCGCGTGACGTGCCGCTCAACGAAGCGATCCGCTCGCGTCGGGTGGAGGCCGTGAAGGCCCTGCTCGATGCCGGCGCCTCGCCCGACGGCGCACCGGGCGTGCAGATCACGCCGCTCGTCGCCAGCGTGCTGACCGGCGACCGGGCGCTGCTGCAGTTGCTGCTCGACCGCGGCGCCACGCCGCTGCCGCACGACGACCGCGGGCTCGACAGCATCGGCCGGCCCATCACCATCGTGGCCATGGCGGGGGTCAAGGGAGACAAGGAGCTCGTCGCCTGGAGCGAGAAGCTCATGATGGACGCCGCGCTGAAGGCGCCACGCTACCGCTGGGACGCCCACATCGAGCAGGACGGCCGGCGCATCCCCATCGTCGACGGCGCCGAAGTGGCGCTGAAGGCGGCGCCTTTCAAGCTGGTGCTGACGCTGCCGCCGCCGGCGCATGAGTACGGCGTGTCGATCGCGGCGTCGTATTCGGCGGCACTGGCCGACGAGGTGCGGCGGCCCGACCGCGGCAACGGCATCTTCATCCCCACCCGCAGCGGCGCCTTGCCCGAGCCGCCGAAGGAAGACTCGTACGAGCTCTTCCTGTACGACACGCGGCCGGCCGACCCCAAGCCCGACGACACCTGGGGCGGCAACGTGCACCTGAGCGTCAACAAGCACCGGCGCGACTTCCACGAGATCCGCGCGGCGAAGCACGAGCACGTGCGCGAGTTCCGCGCCGTCGCGTCGATCAGCGACAAGGACGGTGTCGACGACAAGGGCGTGCCGCTCAGCGCCCTCAAGGGCAAGCGCATCACGCTGGCGCTGGGGGGCTTTCTTCCGACCGAGGAGTGGGTGGGCCGGCTGGTGGCGCCGCGGGTGGTGACGCTCGTGCTGCGCTGA
- a CDS encoding tRNA-dihydrouridine synthase, with amino-acid sequence MLLLAPMEGLLDHTLRDMLTRVGGIDRCVSEFIRVTGTLLPEKAFLRIVPELRHGGRTHAGVPVRAQLMGSDPVCLAENAARLASLGPAGIDLNFGCPAKVVNRHGGGAALLQDPSQLSGIVAAVRRAVPAGMPVSAKMRLGFHDASLAVECALALQDGGAEELVVHARTRADGYRPPAYWERIPAIREALHIPVVANGEIWTVADAQRCREVSGCEHLMLGRGMVSDPGLAWAIAAPGRKAIGWAELQPLLKAFWDLVCAELAPRYRPGRLKQWLNYLRRRFPEAEAAYAELRVVNDPRRIDAWLQAMPSPAPAPVRSLDAVHAG; translated from the coding sequence ATGCTCCTGCTCGCCCCGATGGAGGGGCTCCTCGACCACACCCTGCGCGACATGCTCACGCGTGTGGGCGGGATCGACCGCTGCGTGTCGGAGTTCATCCGCGTGACCGGCACCCTGCTGCCCGAGAAGGCCTTCCTTCGCATCGTGCCCGAGCTGCGCCACGGCGGGCGCACGCATGCCGGCGTGCCGGTGCGTGCGCAGCTGATGGGCTCCGACCCGGTGTGCCTGGCCGAGAACGCCGCGCGGCTCGCCTCGCTCGGGCCGGCGGGCATCGACCTCAACTTCGGCTGCCCCGCCAAGGTGGTGAACCGCCACGGCGGCGGCGCGGCCCTGCTGCAGGACCCGAGCCAGCTCAGCGGCATCGTCGCCGCGGTGCGCCGCGCCGTGCCGGCGGGCATGCCGGTGTCGGCCAAGATGCGGCTCGGCTTCCACGATGCATCGCTCGCCGTCGAGTGCGCGCTGGCCTTGCAGGACGGTGGCGCCGAAGAGCTGGTGGTGCACGCGCGCACACGAGCCGACGGCTACCGGCCGCCGGCCTACTGGGAGCGCATCCCGGCGATCCGCGAAGCGCTGCACATCCCGGTCGTGGCCAATGGCGAGATCTGGACGGTGGCCGATGCGCAGCGCTGCCGCGAGGTGTCGGGCTGCGAGCACCTGATGCTCGGCCGCGGCATGGTCAGCGACCCGGGGCTTGCCTGGGCCATCGCGGCGCCCGGGCGCAAGGCCATCGGGTGGGCCGAGCTGCAACCGCTGCTCAAGGCCTTCTGGGACCTGGTCTGCGCCGAGCTCGCGCCGCGCTACCGCCCCGGGCGGCTCAAGCAGTGGCTCAACTACCTGCGGCGGCGATTTCCGGAAGCGGAAGCCGCCTACGCCGAGCTGCGCGTGGTGAACGACCCGCGCCGCATCGATGCATGGCTGCAGGCGATGCCGTCTCCCGCCCCGGCGCCAGTGCGTTCGCTGGACGCCGTGCATGCAGGATGA